From the genome of Silurus meridionalis isolate SWU-2019-XX chromosome 20, ASM1480568v1, whole genome shotgun sequence, one region includes:
- the sirt2 gene encoding NAD-dependent protein deacetylase sirtuin-2 — translation MSDSQAQTKPSEEEPETPDHEAESDSSEEGDASGDSEMDFLRSLFSRTLGLSPAEKVLDELSVEAVARYMQSGKCKNVVCMVGAGISTSAGIPDFRSPGTGLYSNLQKYNLPYPEAIFQIDYFKKHPEPFFALARELYPGQFKPTVCHYFIRMLKDKGLLRRCYSQNIDTLERVAGLEGEDLIEAHGTFHTSHCVSFLCRKEYSMEWMKDKIFSEDIPKCDACNSLVKPDIVFFGENLPARFFSAMKKDFPQCDLLIIMGTSLQVQPFASLVSRVPNSCPRLLINMEKAGQSDFAMGLLGFGGGMDFDSDKAYRDVAHLSTCDDGCLALAELLGWKAELEELVKREHALIDSKDAKKKGEQTTRSSAAPEKEVNNAETEKTK, via the exons ATGTCTGATTCACAAG cacaAACCAAACCATCTGAGGAGGAACCTGAGACACCTGACCACGAG GCCGAGTCAGACAGCAGCGAGGAAGGTGACGCTTCTGGAGACAGTGAAA tggaTTTCTTGCGTAGTCTCTTCTCTCGGACTCTGGGCCTGAGCCCTGCAGAGAAAGTCCTCGATGAACTGAGCGTTGAAGCAGTTGCTCGTTATATGCAGAGTGGAAAAT GCAAGAACGTGGTCTGTATGGTTGGTGCAGGAATATCAACCT CGGCCGGCATCCCTGATTTCCGCTCTCCTGGAACCGGTCTGTATTCCAACCTGCAGAAATACAATCTGCCGTACCCCGAGGCCATCTTTCAGATCGACTACTTCAAG AAACATCCAGAACCTTTCTTTGCTTTGGCTAGAGAGCTTTACCCAGGACAGTTCAAG CCCACCGTGTGCCATTACTTCATAAGGATGCTAAAGGATAAAGGCCTTCTCAGACGCTGCTATTCACAG AACATTGATACTTTAGAGAGAGTGGCTGGACTGGAAGGAGAGGACCTGATTGAAGCCCATGGAACCTTTCACACTTCACACTGTGTGAGTTTCCTCTGCCGGAAGGAGTACAGCATGGAGTGGATGAAAG ACAAGATCTTTTCTGAGGACATCCCTAAGTGTGACGCCTGCAACAGTCTGGTCAAACCTG ATATTGTGTTCTTTGGTGAGAATCTACCAGCTCGGTTCTTCAGCGCAATGAAAAAG GATTTCCCTCAGTGTGATCTTCTTATCATAATGGGCACGTCTCTGCAGGTTCAACCCTTTGCGTCTCTTGTCAGCAG AGTCCCTAATAGCTGTCCTCGGCTTCTCATCAACATGGAGAAGGCAGGACAG TCTGATTTTGCAATGGGCTTGCTGGGATTTGGAGGTGGAATGGATTTTGATTCAGATAAAGCCTACAG GGATGTTGCACATTTGAGTACGTGTGATGACGGTTGCTTGGCTCTAGCAGAGCTGTTGGGCTGGAAG GCTGAACTAGAGGAGCTGGTGAAGCGCGAACACGCTCTTATTGACAGCAAAGATGCAAAAAAGAAAGGTGAACAGACGACTAGGAGCTCAGCGGCTCCCGAAAAAGAGGTCAATAATGCAGAGACAGAGAAGACAAAGTAA
- the dmac2 gene encoding distal membrane-arm assembly complex protein 2, translating into MATSMLFQMRRYCPLVPCLTVARRHYASKPPSVFNKFLLQFNQRFLEVEYLIRLGNWFKTRDVRRKNVFYVYAQKKYGVNVAAAYCILKLGGGFRFAGQTQWFRSDTKGKFSFDFVNTPDCTIEEIDLSSTLINHDGLHNLTSQHNLRSLHLQGCPEVDDWFLSRLHVFGESLQELNLSHCPRITVGGLAALQHLRKLQKLDISSLPRLQNPGLVHILVEEMLPHCTVTGAEYDQGLQIQTDN; encoded by the exons ATGGCGACATCTATGCTG TTCCAGATGAGGAGGTATTGTCCACTGGTGCCATGTCTCACTGTGGCTAGAAGACACTATGCTTCCAAGCCACCATCTGTGTTCAACAAGTTCCTCCTGCAGTTTAACCAGCGCTTTCTTGAGGTGGAATATCTCATCAGACTGGGCAACTGGTTCAAAACTCGGGACGTGAGGCGTAAAAATGT GTTTTATGTTTACGCCCAGAAGAAATACGGTGTCAATGTCGCAGCAGCGTACTGCATACTGAAACTAGGAGGAGGCTTCAG GTTTGCTGGACAGACCCAGTGGTTTCGTTCCGACACGAAGGGGAAGTTCAGTTTTGACTTTGTAAACACGCCAGACTGCACTATAGAGGAGATTGACTTGAGCAGTACTCTGATAAACCATGATGGACTACACAACCTTA CGAGTCAGCACAATCTGCGTTCCCTGCACCTACAGGGCTGTCCGGAGGTTGACGACTGGTTCCTCTCCCGATTGCATGTTTTCGGCGAGTCGCTTCAGGAATTAAACTTATCCCACTGCCCTCGTATCACTGTCGGGGGTTTAGCGGCACTGCAACACCTCAG GAAGCTGCAGAAATTGGATATATCCTCACTCCCACGACTGCAGAATCCCGGCCTAGTGCACATCCTTGTTGAGGAGATGCTGCCTCACTGCACAGTCACCGGGGCTGAATATGATCAGGGACTCCAAATCCAAACTGACAATTAG